A stretch of the Brevundimonas sp. MF30-B genome encodes the following:
- the ald gene encoding alanine dehydrogenase gives MRVGVPSEIKKNEHRVGLTPTAAREYAARGHQVSVQTGAGMGAGFTDDDYVKAGATIVADAATVFANSDMIVKVKEPQKVEWEMLREDQILYTYLHLAPDPEQTKGLIASKCAAVAYETVTDARGGLPLLAPMSEVAGRIAVFSAAETLLKHNGGMGLLFCGVPGVAPARVLVLGGGVVGLNAARMAMGLGAEVVVLERSIPRMAYIDEVTGGRVITRYSSIGAIEEEIVKADVVIGAVLVPGAEAPKLVKREHLKKMKPGSVLVDVAIDQGGCFETSKPTTHEDPTYTVDGVVHYCVANMPGAAPRTSSEALNNATLPFGLALADHGLEALRKDPHLARGLNVLKGEITYPAVAQALGLEWTDPFGVWPQG, from the coding sequence ATGCGCGTCGGCGTGCCCAGCGAGATCAAGAAGAACGAACACCGCGTCGGCCTGACGCCCACCGCCGCCCGCGAATATGCGGCGCGCGGCCACCAGGTCTCCGTCCAGACGGGCGCCGGCATGGGCGCGGGCTTCACCGACGACGACTACGTCAAGGCCGGCGCGACCATCGTGGCTGACGCCGCGACTGTCTTCGCTAACAGCGACATGATCGTGAAGGTCAAGGAGCCCCAGAAGGTCGAGTGGGAGATGCTGCGCGAGGACCAGATCCTCTACACCTACCTGCACCTGGCGCCGGACCCCGAGCAGACCAAGGGTCTGATCGCCTCCAAATGCGCCGCCGTCGCCTATGAGACGGTGACCGATGCGCGCGGCGGCCTGCCGCTGCTGGCGCCGATGTCCGAGGTCGCGGGCCGCATCGCCGTCTTCTCGGCCGCCGAGACCCTGCTGAAGCACAACGGCGGCATGGGTCTGCTGTTCTGCGGCGTGCCGGGCGTGGCGCCCGCGCGGGTGCTGGTGCTGGGCGGCGGCGTGGTCGGGCTGAACGCGGCGCGCATGGCCATGGGCCTGGGCGCCGAGGTGGTGGTGCTGGAACGCTCCATCCCCCGCATGGCCTATATCGACGAAGTCACCGGCGGCCGGGTCATCACCCGCTATTCCTCGATCGGCGCGATCGAGGAAGAGATCGTCAAGGCCGACGTGGTCATCGGCGCCGTCCTGGTGCCGGGCGCCGAGGCGCCCAAGCTGGTCAAGCGCGAGCACCTGAAGAAGATGAAGCCCGGCTCGGTGCTGGTCGACGTCGCCATCGATCAGGGCGGCTGTTTCGAGACCTCGAAGCCGACCACCCACGAAGACCCGACCTACACCGTCGATGGCGTGGTTCACTATTGCGTGGCCAACATGCCGGGCGCCGCGCCGCGCACCTCGTCCGAGGCCCTGAACAACGCCACCCTGCCGTTCGGCTTGGCGCTGGCCGACCATGGGCTGGAGGCGCTGCGCAAGGATCCGCATCTGGCGCGCGGCCTGAACGTGCTGAAGGGCGAGATCACCTATCCGGCGGTCGCCCAGGCTCTGGGCCTGGAATGGACCGACCCGTTCGGCGTCTGGCCGCAGGGCTGA
- a CDS encoding Lrp/AsnC family transcriptional regulator encodes MKTVSAVELDAIDRKMLRLLQQDGRITNADLARQVALSESACLRRLRALEGAGVISRYAAMINERAVGLPISVFVTVTLASQSEAALTAFEAAVAAVPEVMECYLMTGGSDYLLRLVVRDVDDLERLHAKALTRLPGVNRVSSSVAMRAVVKRGALPV; translated from the coding sequence ATGAAGACAGTTTCGGCCGTCGAACTGGACGCCATCGACCGCAAGATGCTGCGGTTGCTGCAGCAGGACGGGCGTATCACCAACGCCGATCTGGCGCGGCAGGTGGCCCTGTCGGAAAGCGCCTGCCTGCGGCGTCTGCGGGCGCTGGAAGGCGCGGGCGTGATCAGCCGCTACGCCGCCATGATCAACGAGCGGGCCGTGGGCCTGCCGATCAGCGTCTTCGTCACCGTCACCCTGGCCAGCCAGTCCGAAGCCGCGCTGACGGCCTTCGAGGCCGCCGTCGCCGCCGTGCCCGAGGTGATGGAATGTTATCTGATGACCGGCGGGTCGGACTATCTGCTGCGGCTGGTGGTGCGCGACGTGGATGATCTGGAGCGGCTGCACGCCAAGGCCCTGACGCGTCTGCCGGGCGTCAACCGCGTCTCGTCCAGCGTCGCCATGCGGGCGGTGGTCAAGCGCGGGGCGCTGCCGGTGTGA
- a CDS encoding cell wall hydrolase: protein MRDYLRGCFPALPHRIELLSLFSHSRALLRVRSWGRHRTLTAATCGCLVGLGVGGAYLGGTIAKADAVRGQAQRLQSAATAGFTEEALAAAAGGLDASALSIARRHDPYSIAGPDQRDRQAELLTARLEQLRQGDAGLRRARMDAGPAMQPFRLGGALDQSRDLECLTQAVYYEARGEGRAGMQAVAQVVLNRSRHPSFPKTVCGVVYQGSNRSTGCQFSFTCNGAMRGAVNRSAWNRARDIASSALSGQVFGPVGSATHFHTTAVAPGWRNTLVRVAQVGDHYFYRFGGRSGSASAFAYEARPSAPAASEPRLVQASLDPVAAARQAGQAVAYTMVLAQEGLSAPRQDAQSGTQTQAPARAAESMRRAEPAQEAQPAPARNAPTQAPGDKAEARTSSPTETSS from the coding sequence GTGCGAGACTATCTCAGGGGCTGCTTTCCCGCCCTGCCGCACAGGATCGAGCTTTTGTCCCTTTTCTCGCACTCGCGTGCGCTTCTGCGCGTCCGATCGTGGGGCCGGCACCGGACCCTGACCGCGGCGACGTGCGGCTGCCTCGTGGGCCTGGGAGTGGGCGGAGCCTATCTCGGTGGGACGATAGCCAAGGCCGACGCCGTGCGCGGCCAGGCCCAACGGCTGCAAAGCGCCGCAACGGCGGGCTTTACGGAAGAGGCTCTAGCCGCCGCCGCCGGAGGACTGGACGCCAGCGCCTTGTCTATTGCGCGCCGCCATGACCCCTACTCCATCGCCGGCCCCGATCAGCGCGACCGCCAGGCCGAATTGCTGACGGCGCGTCTGGAGCAGCTGCGGCAGGGTGACGCCGGCTTGCGCCGGGCGCGAATGGACGCCGGCCCCGCCATGCAGCCCTTCCGGCTCGGCGGCGCGCTGGATCAGTCGCGCGATCTCGAATGCCTGACCCAGGCCGTCTATTACGAAGCGCGCGGCGAAGGCCGCGCCGGAATGCAGGCTGTGGCCCAAGTGGTCCTGAACCGCAGTCGCCACCCGTCCTTCCCCAAGACCGTCTGCGGCGTGGTCTACCAAGGCTCTAACCGTTCCACCGGCTGCCAGTTCAGCTTCACCTGCAACGGCGCCATGCGCGGCGCGGTGAACCGCTCTGCCTGGAACCGCGCGCGCGACATCGCCTCCAGCGCGCTGTCGGGCCAGGTCTTCGGCCCGGTGGGGTCGGCGACCCATTTTCATACGACAGCGGTCGCGCCGGGCTGGCGGAACACCCTGGTGCGCGTCGCCCAGGTCGGCGACCACTATTTCTACCGCTTCGGCGGCCGTAGCGGTTCGGCGTCGGCCTTCGCCTACGAAGCCCGCCCGTCCGCGCCGGCAGCCAGTGAACCGCGTCTGGTGCAGGCCAGCCTGGACCCGGTAGCCGCAGCGCGTCAGGCTGGACAGGCGGTCGCCTATACGATGGTCCTGGCTCAGGAAGGCCTCAGCGCACCCCGTCAGGACGCCCAATCGGGGACGCAAACCCAAGCCCCCGCTCGCGCCGCAGAATCGATGCGCCGCGCCGAGCCTGCGCAAGAAGCTCAGCCGGCTCCTGCCCGCAACGCGCCTACGCAAGCCCCGGGCGATAAGGCCGAAGCCAGGACATCTTCGCCAACGGAAACGTCGTCCTAG
- a CDS encoding 2,3-diphosphoglycerate-dependent phosphoglycerate mutase, whose product MPRLILLRHGQSQWNLENRFTGWVDVDLTAEGEAQARRSGELIAQAGFHPSVMFVSVLKRAKRTGALALQTAGLKDVPVVEDWRLNERHYGGLTGLNKAETAEKHGEDQVKVWRRSYDVSPPPLPPGGEWDFAGDERYAGKAIPDTESLKTTLDRVEPYWNEAIAPRLKAGEDVLIAAHGNSLRAIVKLLFAVPDDQIVGVEIPTGNPLEIDLDAGLKPTAARYLDADRAQPLPDVAA is encoded by the coding sequence ATGCCTCGACTGATCCTGCTGCGCCACGGCCAGAGCCAGTGGAACCTGGAAAACCGCTTCACCGGCTGGGTCGACGTCGACCTGACCGCCGAGGGCGAGGCCCAGGCCCGGCGGTCCGGCGAGCTGATCGCCCAGGCGGGATTCCATCCGTCGGTGATGTTCGTCTCGGTGCTGAAGCGGGCCAAGCGCACGGGCGCCCTCGCCCTGCAGACGGCTGGGCTGAAGGATGTGCCGGTGGTCGAGGACTGGCGCCTGAACGAGCGCCACTACGGCGGGCTGACGGGGCTGAACAAGGCCGAGACGGCCGAGAAGCACGGCGAGGATCAGGTCAAGGTCTGGCGCCGCAGCTATGACGTGTCGCCCCCGCCGCTTCCTCCGGGCGGCGAATGGGACTTCGCCGGCGACGAACGCTACGCCGGCAAGGCCATCCCCGACACAGAGAGCCTCAAGACCACGCTGGACCGGGTCGAACCCTATTGGAACGAGGCCATCGCGCCGCGGCTGAAGGCCGGCGAGGACGTGCTGATCGCGGCCCACGGCAACTCCCTGCGGGCCATCGTCAAACTGCTGTTCGCCGTCCCGGACGACCAGATCGTCGGGGTGGAGATCCCGACCGGCAATCCGCTGGAGATCGACCTGGACGCCGGCCTGAAGCCGACCGCCGCCCGTTATCTGGACGCCGACCGCGCCCAGCCCCTGCCGGACGTGGCGGCGTGA
- the ribD gene encoding bifunctional diaminohydroxyphosphoribosylaminopyrimidine deaminase/5-amino-6-(5-phosphoribosylamino)uracil reductase RibD encodes MTDQEAMRRAIDLARAHMGRTWPNPSVACVIVKDGEVVAEAATADGGRPHAEEQAVPAAGDRARGSTAYVTLEPCGARSSGRRSCAHFLVEAGVARVVVACVDPSPFASGRGVERLRQAGLEVETGLLSDEAAVLYEGYLHRLETGRPMVRLSSDGEGFDARFAASAKADLTTELKRLGEAGYTRLWTSPGDLADALRAQGLLTE; translated from the coding sequence GTGACCGACCAAGAAGCCATGCGCCGCGCCATCGACCTGGCGCGGGCGCACATGGGCCGCACCTGGCCCAATCCGTCGGTCGCCTGTGTGATCGTCAAGGACGGCGAGGTCGTCGCCGAGGCCGCCACCGCCGACGGCGGCCGTCCCCACGCCGAGGAACAGGCTGTGCCCGCCGCCGGCGACAGGGCGCGCGGGTCGACCGCCTATGTCACGCTGGAGCCCTGCGGCGCGCGGTCGTCGGGCCGTCGGTCCTGCGCTCACTTCCTGGTCGAGGCCGGCGTGGCGCGGGTGGTCGTGGCCTGCGTCGATCCTTCGCCCTTCGCCTCGGGCCGGGGCGTCGAGCGCCTGCGCCAGGCGGGGCTCGAGGTCGAGACCGGCCTGCTGTCGGACGAGGCGGCGGTCCTCTACGAAGGCTATCTGCACCGGCTCGAAACCGGGCGGCCCATGGTGCGGCTGTCCAGCGACGGCGAAGGCTTCGACGCCCGCTTCGCCGCCTCGGCCAAAGCCGACCTGACCACCGAACTCAAGCGCCTGGGCGAAGCCGGCTACACCCGCCTGTGGACCTCGCCAGGCGACCTGGCGGACGCGCTCAGGGCGCAGGGGCTGCTGACGGAGTAG
- a CDS encoding phosphomannomutase/phosphoglucomutase: protein MIKPRQDLRPNTAEYETVPLVKPTGFREYDARWILEKEINLLGIQALGLGLATYVHEIGVKPRIVVGHDFRGYSLSVKQALILGLLEGGMEVLDVGLALSPMAYFGQFELDAPCVAMVTASHNENGWTGVKMGANPPLTFGPDEIGRLKEIVLEGQGVARPNGRLERVEGFRERYIADVASKVQVKRPLKIVAACGNGTAGAFAPEALRRMGVEVIEMDADLDYTFPKYNPNPEDHAMLSQMAQRVRETGADLALGFDGDGDRCGVVDDTGEEIFADKIGLMLARDLSAIHPNATFVVDVKSTGLYKTDEVLKANGAQTVYWKTGHSYIKRKTAEIGALAGFEKSGHFFMAGELGHGYDDGLVAAGAILAMLDRNPGKKLSELKAALPDAWTSLTMSPHCDDELKYEVLERIVAEYQALADAGGSILGRKIVEAITVNGVRVHLEDGSWVLVRASSNKPELVVVVESMRSEDDMRALFHEEVKPRLAAYPEIGAYNQEI from the coding sequence ATGATCAAACCGCGCCAGGACCTGCGCCCCAACACGGCCGAGTACGAGACCGTCCCGCTGGTCAAGCCGACGGGCTTTCGCGAATACGACGCGCGCTGGATCCTGGAAAAGGAGATCAATCTGCTGGGCATCCAGGCCCTGGGTCTGGGCCTGGCGACCTATGTGCACGAGATCGGGGTCAAGCCGCGCATCGTGGTCGGCCACGACTTCCGCGGCTATTCGCTGAGCGTGAAACAAGCGCTGATCCTGGGCCTGCTGGAAGGCGGCATGGAGGTGCTGGACGTCGGTCTGGCCCTGTCGCCCATGGCCTATTTCGGACAGTTCGAGCTGGACGCGCCGTGCGTGGCTATGGTCACCGCCAGCCATAACGAGAACGGCTGGACCGGCGTGAAGATGGGCGCCAACCCGCCCCTGACCTTCGGCCCCGACGAGATCGGCCGCTTGAAGGAAATCGTGCTGGAGGGCCAGGGCGTGGCTCGGCCCAACGGCCGGCTGGAGCGCGTCGAGGGCTTCCGCGAACGCTATATCGCCGATGTGGCGTCCAAGGTTCAGGTCAAGCGCCCGCTCAAGATCGTGGCCGCCTGCGGCAACGGCACGGCCGGCGCCTTCGCGCCCGAGGCCCTGCGCCGCATGGGCGTTGAGGTAATCGAGATGGACGCCGACCTCGACTACACCTTCCCCAAATACAATCCGAACCCCGAAGACCACGCCATGCTGAGCCAGATGGCCCAGCGGGTGCGCGAGACGGGCGCCGACCTGGCCCTGGGCTTCGACGGCGACGGCGACCGCTGCGGCGTGGTCGACGACACGGGCGAGGAGATCTTCGCCGACAAGATCGGATTGATGCTGGCGCGCGACCTGTCGGCCATCCATCCCAACGCGACCTTCGTCGTCGATGTGAAGTCGACGGGCCTGTACAAGACCGACGAGGTGCTCAAGGCCAATGGCGCCCAGACGGTCTATTGGAAGACCGGCCACAGCTACATCAAGCGCAAGACCGCCGAAATCGGCGCCCTGGCCGGGTTCGAGAAGTCGGGCCACTTCTTCATGGCCGGCGAACTGGGCCATGGCTATGACGACGGGCTGGTCGCCGCCGGCGCCATCCTGGCCATGCTGGACCGCAATCCGGGTAAAAAGCTGAGCGAACTGAAGGCGGCTCTGCCGGACGCCTGGACCAGCCTGACCATGTCGCCCCACTGCGACGACGAGCTGAAGTACGAGGTGCTGGAGCGGATCGTGGCGGAGTATCAGGCCCTGGCCGACGCCGGCGGCTCCATCCTGGGCCGCAAGATCGTCGAGGCGATCACCGTCAACGGCGTGCGCGTGCACCTGGAAGACGGCTCGTGGGTCCTAGTCCGCGCCTCGTCCAACAAGCCCGAGTTGGTCGTCGTGGTGGAGTCGATGCGCTCCGAGGACGACATGCGCGCCCTGTTCCATGAAGAGGTCAAGCCGCGCCTGGCCGCCTATCCCGAGATCGGCGCCTACAACCAGGAAATCTGA
- a CDS encoding sulfite exporter TauE/SafE family protein — METFFLFLLVGVVAQGVDGALGMAYGVISTSVLLALGVPPATASASVHAAEVFTTAASASSHVWHRNIEWRLFLPLAVAGVIGGVLGAYVLAGIEGDIIKPFIIAYLALIGLWILWRAGHDVKPRRLPAWITGPVGVVGGFLDAIGGGGWGPTVSSAMVGAGQEPRRAIGTVNTAEFFLTVAISATFVWALVTGHWQDAGAIQDHFSAVAGLVVGGLIAAPFAGYIVKKIPRRALTYAVGGLLLVLAAFQGAQLAGLF; from the coding sequence ATGGAGACCTTCTTCCTGTTTCTGCTGGTGGGCGTGGTGGCCCAAGGCGTCGATGGCGCCCTGGGCATGGCCTACGGCGTGATCTCCACCTCGGTTCTGCTGGCGCTCGGCGTGCCTCCGGCCACCGCCTCGGCCAGCGTCCACGCCGCGGAGGTCTTCACCACCGCCGCCTCAGCCTCCAGCCACGTCTGGCATCGAAATATCGAATGGCGGCTGTTCCTGCCCCTGGCGGTCGCCGGCGTCATCGGCGGGGTGCTGGGCGCCTATGTTCTGGCGGGGATCGAGGGCGACATCATCAAGCCCTTCATCATCGCCTATCTGGCCCTGATCGGTCTGTGGATCCTGTGGCGCGCCGGTCACGACGTGAAGCCGCGCCGCCTGCCCGCCTGGATCACCGGTCCCGTCGGAGTGGTCGGCGGTTTTCTGGACGCCATCGGCGGGGGTGGATGGGGCCCGACGGTGTCGTCCGCCATGGTCGGAGCGGGCCAGGAGCCGAGACGCGCCATCGGCACGGTGAATACGGCGGAGTTCTTCCTGACGGTGGCGATTTCGGCCACCTTCGTCTGGGCCCTGGTGACCGGCCACTGGCAGGACGCAGGCGCGATCCAGGACCATTTCAGCGCGGTCGCGGGCCTGGTGGTCGGCGGTCTGATCGCCGCCCCCTTCGCCGGCTACATCGTCAAGAAGATTCCGCGCCGGGCGCTCACCTACGCCGTCGGCGGCCTGCTGCTCGTGCTCGCCGCCTTCCAGGGCGCTCAGCTGGCCGGACTGTTCTAG
- a CDS encoding FAD/NAD(P)-binding protein, protein MGEVGADQIVIVGGGFSGAMLAARLAERGQRSTVIGRDDRFGLGVAYSTPFEGHLLNVRSSRMSAVEGRPADFVHWLKASRPELADPEDFAPRAVYGRYVADRFDRARATGLIQTVQGEAVALEADGVRLADGRRIEGRAVVLATGNPAPRTAESGASDRTLSDPWAPGALERIGADDRVLIVGTGLTMVDMLQSLEAGGWRGKAVALSRRGLLPRAHGEHHDAAADLPAQALAGPVSRRLNAARARAETAGWMPVMEAYRPITADLWSQATVAERARLVRHLRPWWDVHRHRVAARIGRFLERLNAEGRLTIIAGRLGRVEADETDVRAGYRPRGGGAPGALQADWLLDCTGPGHDAARDPLTGPLIAAGRARLDPLRLGLDLDGEGRVLDAQGRPDDALYVLGPPSRAAFWETIAVPDIRKRIEALTDHLTPAAPRA, encoded by the coding sequence ATGGGCGAGGTTGGGGCAGATCAGATCGTCATCGTCGGCGGGGGCTTCTCCGGCGCCATGCTGGCGGCGCGGCTGGCCGAGCGCGGGCAGCGTTCGACCGTCATCGGCCGCGACGACCGCTTCGGCCTGGGCGTGGCCTATTCGACGCCGTTCGAAGGTCATCTGCTGAACGTCAGATCCAGCCGCATGAGCGCGGTGGAGGGCCGGCCTGCTGACTTCGTGCACTGGCTGAAGGCCAGCCGGCCCGAACTGGCCGATCCCGAGGACTTCGCGCCGCGCGCCGTCTACGGCCGCTATGTCGCCGACCGGTTCGACAGGGCGCGGGCGACTGGACTGATCCAGACGGTGCAGGGCGAGGCGGTCGCCCTTGAGGCCGACGGCGTGCGTCTGGCTGATGGACGCCGCATCGAAGGCCGCGCGGTGGTGCTGGCCACCGGCAATCCCGCGCCGCGCACCGCCGAGAGCGGCGCGAGCGACCGCACCCTGTCCGATCCCTGGGCGCCCGGCGCGCTGGAGCGCATCGGCGCCGACGACCGTGTGCTGATCGTGGGCACCGGCCTGACCATGGTCGACATGCTGCAGAGCCTGGAGGCGGGCGGCTGGCGCGGCAAGGCCGTGGCGTTGTCGCGGCGTGGCCTGCTGCCCCGCGCGCATGGCGAACACCATGATGCGGCGGCCGACCTGCCGGCTCAAGCCTTGGCGGGGCCTGTATCGAGGCGGCTGAACGCTGCGCGCGCCAGGGCCGAGACGGCTGGCTGGATGCCCGTGATGGAGGCCTACCGCCCCATCACCGCAGACCTCTGGAGCCAGGCCACGGTCGCCGAGCGAGCGCGGCTGGTCCGGCATCTGCGCCCCTGGTGGGACGTGCACCGCCATCGCGTCGCCGCGCGGATCGGCCGATTCCTGGAACGGCTGAACGCCGAGGGCCGGCTGACAATCATCGCCGGTCGGCTTGGCCGCGTTGAGGCCGACGAGACGGACGTTCGCGCCGGCTATCGCCCGCGCGGCGGCGGCGCGCCGGGCGCGCTGCAGGCCGACTGGCTGCTCGATTGCACCGGACCGGGCCATGATGCGGCGCGCGACCCGCTGACGGGTCCGCTGATCGCCGCGGGCCGGGCGCGGCTGGACCCTCTGCGGCTGGGGCTGGACCTGGACGGCGAAGGCCGGGTTCTGGACGCCCAGGGTCGGCCCGACGACGCCCTCTATGTGCTGGGGCCGCCTTCACGCGCGGCCTTCTGGGAGACGATCGCCGTGCCCGACATCCGCAAGCGGATCGAGGCGCTGACGGACCACCTCACACCGGCAGCGCCCCGCGCTTGA
- a CDS encoding glutathione S-transferase N-terminal domain-containing protein, with protein sequence MKLYITAPSPFARKVRIVVREKGLSDRIEEIATDPYADAPDLFAANPIVQVPALIAADGAPLTDSPVICEYLDEIGEGPRLLPASGPERLRVRRIETLANAALEMGVKRVLELRRPEDERSPSWIERWTRNLGRALDGLEAADLKADPLDMGVITAGVAASWIGFRHPDIDWRAGRPRLVALSEALEARDSFRDTSPV encoded by the coding sequence ATGAAGCTCTATATCACCGCTCCATCGCCCTTCGCCCGCAAGGTGCGCATCGTGGTGCGTGAAAAGGGCCTGTCGGATCGGATCGAAGAGATCGCCACCGACCCCTACGCCGACGCGCCCGATCTGTTCGCGGCCAATCCCATCGTGCAGGTTCCGGCCCTGATCGCGGCCGACGGCGCGCCGCTGACCGACAGCCCGGTGATCTGCGAATACCTGGACGAGATCGGCGAGGGGCCGCGTTTGCTGCCTGCCTCCGGGCCCGAGCGCCTGCGGGTGCGCCGCATCGAGACCCTGGCCAACGCCGCGCTGGAAATGGGCGTCAAGCGCGTGCTGGAGCTGCGCCGGCCCGAGGACGAGCGGTCGCCCTCCTGGATCGAGCGCTGGACGCGCAACCTGGGACGGGCCCTGGACGGCCTTGAAGCCGCCGACCTCAAGGCCGATCCGCTGGATATGGGCGTGATCACCGCCGGCGTGGCCGCCAGCTGGATCGGATTCCGTCATCCCGACATCGACTGGCGCGCGGGTCGCCCCCGCCTGGTCGCCCTGTCCGAGGCGCTGGAAGCCCGCGACAGCTTCCGCGATACCTCGCCGGTCTAG
- the prfA gene encoding peptide chain release factor 1 has protein sequence MRLPQARLDQVLDRFHEVEARMGAATDGAEIVRLSKEHAEMKPVADAVSALARTRAEMGDLAVMADDPEMAEMAAAELEALKDRLPEMEREVALLLAPRDADENASAVLEVRAGTGGDEAALFAGDLFRMYSRYASTRGWRVEIDSATEGEAGGYKEIIATVTGDGVFGRLKFESGVHRVQRVPTTEAGGRIHTSAATVAVLPEVEDVEIEIHDKDIRIDTFRASGSGGQHVNKTDSAVRITHLPSGIVVTSSEKSQHVNRDKAMKNLRVRLYDMQRQAKDAARSDARKSQVGSGDRSERIRTYNFPQGRVTDHRIGLTLHSLPQILEGDIDPVLDALIAEDQAARLADLEAEFG, from the coding sequence TTGCGACTGCCCCAGGCCCGCCTCGACCAGGTGCTCGACCGCTTCCACGAGGTGGAGGCCCGCATGGGCGCGGCCACCGACGGGGCCGAGATCGTGCGCCTGTCCAAGGAGCACGCCGAGATGAAGCCCGTGGCCGACGCCGTGTCGGCCCTGGCGCGCACCCGGGCCGAGATGGGCGACCTGGCCGTCATGGCCGACGACCCGGAAATGGCCGAGATGGCGGCGGCTGAGCTCGAGGCGCTGAAGGACCGGCTGCCCGAGATGGAGCGCGAGGTCGCCCTGCTGCTGGCCCCGCGCGACGCCGACGAGAACGCCTCGGCCGTGCTGGAGGTGCGCGCCGGCACCGGCGGCGACGAGGCGGCCCTGTTCGCCGGCGATCTGTTCCGCATGTATTCGCGCTACGCCTCCACGCGCGGCTGGCGGGTCGAGATCGACAGCGCCACCGAGGGCGAGGCCGGCGGCTACAAGGAGATCATCGCCACCGTCACCGGCGACGGCGTGTTCGGCCGGCTGAAGTTCGAGAGCGGCGTGCACCGCGTCCAGCGCGTGCCGACCACCGAGGCCGGCGGGCGCATCCACACCTCGGCCGCCACCGTCGCCGTCCTGCCCGAGGTCGAGGACGTCGAGATCGAGATCCACGACAAGGACATCCGCATCGACACCTTCCGCGCGTCGGGCTCGGGCGGCCAGCACGTCAACAAGACCGACTCGGCCGTGCGCATCACCCACCTGCCCAGCGGCATCGTGGTGACCAGCTCGGAGAAGTCGCAGCACGTGAACCGCGACAAGGCGATGAAAAACCTGCGCGTGCGCCTGTACGACATGCAGCGCCAGGCCAAGGACGCCGCACGCTCGGACGCGCGCAAGTCCCAGGTCGGCTCGGGCGACCGGTCCGAGCGCATCCGCACCTACAACTTCCCGCAGGGCCGGGTGACCGACCACCGCATCGGCCTGACCCTGCACAGCCTGCCGCAGATCCTGGAGGGCGACATCGACCCCGTGCTGGACGCCCTGATCGCCGAAGACCAGGCCGCGCGCCTGGCGGACCTGGAGGCGGAGTTCGGCTGA
- a CDS encoding response regulator, protein MFDDPRNAPTLDKDVERLCALYDRLLADEAAPLNEAAAAELAALAQIFDLDAARPHAEVWQDVRAVITRQSPRDADETAAPVAGEPLTLMLVEDDPDMAADLTEALVAAGHDVVGPFHNAAAAEVAAGLHAIDLALLDINLSGETTGVELARSLKSRWGLRSVFLSGDVTAAARSADVAEALITKPYTAREVLAVAARVTAGGDGNRVTS, encoded by the coding sequence ATGTTCGACGATCCTCGAAACGCACCGACCCTGGACAAGGATGTGGAGCGGCTGTGCGCTCTGTACGACCGCCTGCTGGCGGACGAGGCCGCTCCTTTGAACGAGGCGGCGGCGGCCGAACTGGCGGCCCTGGCCCAGATCTTCGACCTGGACGCGGCGCGCCCCCACGCCGAGGTCTGGCAGGACGTGCGTGCGGTCATCACCCGCCAATCGCCGCGCGACGCCGACGAAACGGCGGCGCCCGTGGCCGGCGAGCCCCTGACCCTGATGCTGGTCGAGGACGATCCCGACATGGCCGCCGACCTGACCGAGGCCCTGGTCGCGGCCGGGCACGATGTCGTCGGCCCCTTCCACAACGCCGCTGCGGCCGAGGTCGCCGCCGGCCTGCACGCCATCGACCTGGCGCTGCTGGACATCAATCTGTCGGGTGAGACGACGGGGGTGGAGCTGGCGCGCTCGCTGAAGTCCCGCTGGGGCCTGCGCTCGGTCTTCCTGTCGGGCGACGTCACCGCCGCCGCGCGCAGCGCCGATGTCGCCGAGGCCCTGATCACCAAGCCCTATACGGCCCGCGAGGTTCTGGCGGTCGCGGCGCGTGTCACGGCTGGAGGCGACGGGAACCGGGTCACAAGCTGA
- a CDS encoding DUF6481 family protein, which produces MRDLKQTAFTDRLTAQQEAKKALLAKFKPKPTVQDPEFDKLAQKRAAEKEALRQQHELAKAEERREKAAKEAERLAAEQAAQEEVEAAKRADRKARKQLTKEEQKARRDARYAARKARR; this is translated from the coding sequence ATGCGAGACCTGAAACAGACTGCCTTCACCGACCGCCTCACCGCTCAGCAGGAAGCCAAGAAGGCGCTTCTGGCCAAGTTCAAGCCCAAGCCGACGGTTCAGGACCCCGAGTTCGACAAGCTGGCTCAGAAGCGGGCGGCCGAGAAGGAAGCCCTGCGTCAGCAGCATGAGCTGGCCAAGGCCGAAGAGCGCCGGGAAAAGGCCGCCAAGGAAGCCGAGCGCCTCGCCGCCGAGCAGGCCGCCCAGGAAGAGGTCGAAGCCGCCAAGCGCGCTGACCGCAAGGCCCGCAAGCAGCTTACCAAGGAAGAGCAGAAGGCCCGCCGCGACGCCCGCTACGCTGCGCGCAAGGCTCGCCGCTAA